The nucleotide window CACGCTGAACACGTGTTCCGTGTTGTGCGTGACACCGGTCGCGTAGCGGTGGCGCCAGATCGGGTAGATCTCGTACACGTTCGATAAATGCCAGTCGCGCAGCGCGATGCGCTGGCCATCGACCACGATGCCGGTTTCCTCGAACAGCTCGCGCGTGGCGGTGCCCGCCAGCGGTTCGTCGACCGCATCCAGCGAGCCGGTGACGGACTGCCAGAAACCGGGGTGGCCGGCGCGCTCGATCAGCAGCACCTGCAGGTCGGCCGTGTGGATGACGACCAGGACGGAGATGGGGATTTTCGGGGGTTTGGTCATACGCTAAAGGGCTGCGTCGCTTGCTTGCCCCAACGGCAAATGCCGGGGTCAGACCCGCCGGGTCTGACCCCAGGGTCCGCTTCCGGGGTCATTGCGATTGAATCGACAGGCATAAAAAAGGGCGCCGAGGCGCCCTTTCACTTTTTAGCCAGCCACTTTCGGCTCGGCGGCGCGCAGGCGGATGTGCAGCTCTTTCAGCTGCTTCTCGTCCACTTCCGATGGCGCGTGCGTCAGCAGATCCTGGGCGCGCTGCGTTTTCGGGAAGGCGATCACGTCGCGGATCGAGTCCGACTTCGTCATCAGCGTGACGATGCGGTCCAGGCCGAACGCCAGGCCACCGTGCGGCGGCGCGCCGTACTGCAGCGCGTCGAGCAGGAAGCCGAACTTCAGGCGCGCTTCCTCGGCACCGATCTTCAGCGCGCGGAACACTTTCGACTGCACGTCTTCCTTGTGGATACGGATCGAGCCGCCGCCCAGTTCCCAGCCGTTCAGCACCATGTCGTAGGCCTTGGCGATGCAGGCGCCCGGATTGGTTTCCAGCATGTCTTCGTGGCCATCCTTCGGCGCGGTAAACGGGTGGTGCGTGGCGGTCCAGCGGTCGTCTTCCTCGTCGTATTCGAACATCGGGAAGTCGATCACCCACAGCGGTGCCCACACGTCGTCGAACAGGCCGTTCTTCTTGCCGAATTCGCTGTGGCCGATCTTCACGCGCAGCGCGCCGATCGCGTCGTTGACGACCTTCGCCTTGTCGGCGCCGAAGAAGATCAGGTCGCCGTCTTCGGCACCCGTCAGTTCCAGGATCTTGGCCAGCGCTTCGTCGTTGATGTTCTTCACGATCGGCGACTGCAGGCCATCACGGCCCTTGGCCTTCTCGTTGACCTTGATG belongs to Pseudoduganella albidiflava and includes:
- the nudB gene encoding dihydroneopterin triphosphate diphosphatase — encoded protein: MTKPPKIPISVLVVIHTADLQVLLIERAGHPGFWQSVTGSLDAVDEPLAGTATRELFEETGIVVDGQRIALRDWHLSNVYEIYPIWRHRYATGVTHNTEHVFSVEVPRDIPIMLSPREHTAHVWLPHLAAADKCFSASNAEAILQLPRILGR